Part of the Methylomonas sp. AM2-LC genome, AGTATTTGAAAATAGATTTATGCATGTACAGGAACTGCAGCGCATGGGCGCACAGATTAAACTTGAATCCAACACCGCCATTTGCTCAGGAATTCCGTTATTAAAGGCCGCACCGGTAATGGCTACCGATTTGCGTGCTTCTGCCAGCCTAGTATTGGCAGGCTTAGTCGCAGAAGGTGAAACCCTGGTTGACCGAATTTACCATATAGATCGGGGTTATGATCATATTGAAGAAAAACTTGCCCAATTAGGCGCAACAATTCGCCGCGTTCCGCGTTGAGGTGTTACAAACTATGTTGACTATAGCTGTCTCGAAAGGGCGCATCTACGAAGAAGCTTTACCACTGCTTGCAGAAGCAGGAATTACACCGCTTGATGATCCACAAACCAGCCGCAAACTGATTTTACAAACCAGCAGGCCGGACGTACAGTTGGTAATTATACGTGCCACTGATGTTCCTACTTTTGTAGAATATGGTGCCGCGGATCTTGGCATTGCTGGCAAAGATGTTCTTTTAGAGCATGGAGCTGAAAGCTTGTATGAACCCCTTGATTTGGGGATTGCTGGTTGTCGACTAATGACGGCGGCCAAAGTGGATGCTCCGCCCATTTCTGGACGTATTCGAGTCGCGACCAAATACGTCAAAACCGCACAACGTTATTTTGCCGACTTGGGTATTCAAGCTGAAATTATTAAACTCTACGGCTCTATGGAATTAGCACCCTTAGTTGGGCTTGCAGATTGCATTGTCGATTTAGTTGATACCGGTAATACCCTGAAAGCAAATGGCCTGGAACCACGGGAATTGATTACCAATATCACATCACGACTGGTTGTCAATAAAGCAGCCATGAAAATGAAACATCAACCCATTCAAGCGCTAATTGATCAACTTGAACTCACTCTAAGTAAACGGTAATAAAATGTCTGTGTTGTCCATAACCCGCCTTGATTACAACTCTGCCAATTTTAATCAGCAATTAGAATCACGATTGAATTGGGATTCCACAGAAGATTTGCAGATACATCAACGTGTTATGGAAATTATCAGTGCTATTCGTAAGTGTGGCGATCAGGCTTTGATTGAATTTACCAATCTTTTCGACCAATGTCACTTTAATTCCGCCAGTGAACTGGAGTTAAACCGTGAGTTACTGGAACAGGCTTGGCTTAATTTACCCCGCGCTCAAGCTTTAGCCCTGCAAGCTGCTGCCACTCGTATTCGTGCATATGCTGAACAGCAAAAGCTGCAATCTTGGCAGTTTACTGAAGCCGATGGAACTGTACTGGGGCAAAAAGTGACGGCACTAGACAAAGCGGGTTTATATGTACCTGGCGGCAAAGCAGCTTACCCGTCATCAGTATTGATGAATGCTATACCTGCCAAAGTTGCTGGTGTTGGTGAATTAATAATGGTGGTACCCACACCGCATGGCGAAACAAATGCCTTGGTTTTGGCCGCAGCTTTTGTCGCAGGTGTCGATAGAGTGTTTACAATTGGTGGCGCACAAGCGATAGCAGCACTAGCCTATGGTACAGAGACTATTCCAGCCGTTGATAAAATCGTCGGCCCCGGAAACATTTACGTTGCTACTGCCAAAAAGCTGGTTTTTGGTCAGGTAGGCATTGATATGATTGCAGGCCCCTCAGAAATCCTGATTATTTGCGATGGACAAACTAATCCAGACTGGATAGCGATGGATCTGTTTTCACAAGCCGAACACGATGAAAATGCACAAGCCATTCTAATCAGCCCAGATGCGGCTTTTTTAGATCAGGTTGAAGCAAGCATGAATAAACTTTTACCCGAAATGGAACGTAGCGAAATTATTACGCGTTCATTACTAAGTCGTGGTGCTTTTATCAAAGTCAACGACCTGAATCAGGCTGCCGAAATTAGTAACCGCATCGCCCCCGAACATTTGGAATTATCGGTTGCGGACCCAGAATCACTCAGTTTGGCCATTCGCCATGCCGGGGCTATTTTCATGGGTCGTTATACGGCAGAGGCCTTAGGTGATTATTGTGCAGGTCCTAACCATGTTTTACCCACGTCAGGAACGGCGCGTTTTTCATCGCCTCTTGGCGTTTATGATTTTCAAAAACGTAGCAGTCTCATAAATTGTTCAGAGGCGGGTGCGAAAGACTTAGGTAAAATTTCTTCAGTTTTGGCCCGAGGCGAGAGCTTGACGGCCCATGCGCGCTCTGCAGAATTTAGAATTTAAATAACTTTTACTAAAACTTAGTTCTTGTAATAGGATTCCTTGTTATGTCAGAGTTTTCAATCAGCAAACTGTTTCGCTCAGAATTACTTTCCATGTCGGCCTACAAAGTTGCCGATGCTAAAAATCTGATTAAACTGGACGCCATGGAAAATCCCTACACTTGGCCGGAAAATATACAACAACAATGGTTACAGACATTAAAGTCTTGCGACATTAACCGCTATCCAGACCCGGAAGCGCGTCGATTAAGTGCTGCGTTGCGCAGCAGCAATGAAATTTCGGCACAATCAGAGATTTTACTGGGAAACGGTTCTG contains:
- the hisG gene encoding ATP phosphoribosyltransferase, which produces MLTIAVSKGRIYEEALPLLAEAGITPLDDPQTSRKLILQTSRPDVQLVIIRATDVPTFVEYGAADLGIAGKDVLLEHGAESLYEPLDLGIAGCRLMTAAKVDAPPISGRIRVATKYVKTAQRYFADLGIQAEIIKLYGSMELAPLVGLADCIVDLVDTGNTLKANGLEPRELITNITSRLVVNKAAMKMKHQPIQALIDQLELTLSKR
- the hisD gene encoding histidinol dehydrogenase is translated as MSVLSITRLDYNSANFNQQLESRLNWDSTEDLQIHQRVMEIISAIRKCGDQALIEFTNLFDQCHFNSASELELNRELLEQAWLNLPRAQALALQAAATRIRAYAEQQKLQSWQFTEADGTVLGQKVTALDKAGLYVPGGKAAYPSSVLMNAIPAKVAGVGELIMVVPTPHGETNALVLAAAFVAGVDRVFTIGGAQAIAALAYGTETIPAVDKIVGPGNIYVATAKKLVFGQVGIDMIAGPSEILIICDGQTNPDWIAMDLFSQAEHDENAQAILISPDAAFLDQVEASMNKLLPEMERSEIITRSLLSRGAFIKVNDLNQAAEISNRIAPEHLELSVADPESLSLAIRHAGAIFMGRYTAEALGDYCAGPNHVLPTSGTARFSSPLGVYDFQKRSSLINCSEAGAKDLGKISSVLARGESLTAHARSAEFRI